A stretch of Primulina tabacum isolate GXHZ01 chromosome 13, ASM2559414v2, whole genome shotgun sequence DNA encodes these proteins:
- the LOC142522005 gene encoding miraculin-like codes for MIGADYELYDTGMEHLLADTPYYILPVQSGGGGGGGFYAYEVNATCYAVQQPFDDLPSRAVIFNPARPEDGGWISANKDLNIKFEYFFDCGSSSSGVLQVNTTDEATGQHFITAGGVEGNPGCGTITNWFQIEKLPSDYSYKLIYCPSVCDLVNVTCRDVGAFDQPGFGFLRLFLSD; via the coding sequence ATGATCGGtgcagattatgagttgtacgaCACGGGCATGGAACATCTCCTGGCAGACACCCCTTACTACATTCTGCCGGTTCaaagcggcggcggcggcggcggcggcttTTATGCTTACGAAGTCAACGCAACCTGTTACGCTGTCCAACAGCCATTTGATGATTTGCCGAGTCGAGCAGTGATCTTCAACCCTGCCAGACCCGAAGACGGAGGCTGGATCTCTGCGAATAAGGATTTAAACATCAAGTTCGAATATTTTTTCGACTGCGGCTCATCATCATCGGGTGTGCTTCAAGTGAATACGACCGACGAGGCCACTGGACAACACTTTATAACAGCAGGCGGGGTTGAAGGGAACCCCGGGTGTGGGACTATTACCAACTGGTTCCAGATTGAGAAACTTCCTTCTGATTATTCTTACAAGCTAATTTACTGCCCTTCTGTGTGCGACCTCGTTAATGTGACGTGCAGAGATGTGGGGGCTTTCGACCAACCCGGGTTTGGATTCCTGCGTTTGTTTTTGTCTGATTAG
- the LOC142522663 gene encoding E3 ubiquitin-protein ligase RING1-like, which translates to MSSPGTIAAAAPQLYFCYQCERQVSITPEPLPEAELVCPICQGGFLEESDTAPPSNTNNVGPNRSFEESLPPFPFIFSSSSGSGGLEAFDDLSALFGDRSPNEFNPYAFLNNYINNLEARGANIQLVFETPGGGGTGGGAVDFRLPTNLGDYFMGPGLEQLIQQLAENDPNRYGTPPASKSVMEGLPDIKISDEMLASDSSQCAVCKDSFELNELAKQMPCKHIYHRDCIVPWLELHNSCPVCRYELPTDDQDYENRKTGQLNDNGRRNSDSSINIGLGSGGGSLESIYDDDNANPQTPRTVERRFRISFPWLLRGFGSPAETSGSGGGGAGSSDGGNTNTNTNNSNSGASNPNSGGGRGQASEEDLD; encoded by the exons ATGTCTTCGCCGGGAACTATCGCCGCCGCCGCTCCGCAGCTTTATTTCTGCTACCAATGCGAGCGGCAAGTCAGCATCACGCCTGAACCGTTGCCAGAGGCGGAGCTTGTTTGCCCGATCTGTCAAGGTGGGTTTTTGGAGGAATCGGACACCGCGCCTCCATCAAACACTAATAACGTCGGACCTAACCGCTCTTTCGAGGAGAGTTTACCGCCTTTCCCCTTTATCTTCTCCTCTTCCTCCGGCAGCGGCGGATTGGAAGCATTTGACGATCTGTCTGCGCTTTTCGGAGACCGATCCCCCAACGAATTTAATCCATATGCTTTTCTGAATAATTACATCAATAATTTAGAGGCGAGGGGGGCAAATATTCAGCTTGTGTTTGAAACGCCTGGAGGAGGTGGAACAGGTGGTGGAGCGGTCGACTTTAGGCTTCCAACGAATTTGGGGGATTATTTCATGGGGCCTGGTTTGGAGCAATTGATACAGCAGCTTGCGGAGAATGATCCAAATCGTTATGGGACACCTCCTGCTTCGAAATCTGTGATGGAGGGATTGCCGGATATTAAAATTAGCGATGAGATGTTGGCATCGGATTCATCTCAATGTGCTGTTTGTAAAGATAGTTTTGAGTTGAATGAGCTGGCTAAACAAATGCCTTGCAAACATATCTACCACAGGGATTGTATAGTGCCTTGGCTTGAGCTGCATAACTCTTGCCCGGTTTGTCGATATGAGTTACCTACCGATGACCAAGATTACGAGAACCGGAAAACAGGGCAGTTGAATGATAATGGTAGAAGGAACAGTGATAGTAGTATCAATATAGGTTTGGGGTCCGGTGGTGGAAGTCTGGAGAGCATTTATGATGACGATAACGCTAATCCACAGACACCAAGGACAGTGGAAAGGAGGTTTAGGATATCGTTCCCATGGCTTCTTAGAGGATTTGGTTCACCAGCAGAAACAAGCGGTAGCGGGGGTGGAGGAGCTGGTAGTAGCGATGGAGGGAACACCAACACCAACACCAACAATAGTAACAGCGGAGCATCCAATCCTAACtcaggaggagga agaGGGCAGGCTAGTGAGGAGGACCTCGATTGA
- the LOC142522003 gene encoding miraculin-like, with product MKNLIFIATLLIFMLNISDNVICAEAQDEKADPVLDWEGNELTTGTRYYVFPTFRPGGGVSIYPMANKNCTIRVAQLVFGDGLPVTFAYGGTDPENVVRESTDLMISFPFGILYFPTGWRVGEYDADAEQYFVTAGEIDSNGTSINSWFQIRKESEARRYRFFSCPKVCESCAKICTKVGIYVDDDGVRHFALDGSFPSSTFTFRKFEESTNSNVLEA from the coding sequence ATGAAGAATCTCATCTTCATTGCCACTCTCCTAATTTTCATGCTCAACATTTCTGATAATGTAATCTGTGCAGAAGCTCAGGACGAAAAAGCTGATCCGGTGCTTGACTGGGAAGGGAACGAGCTTACGACAGGAACCAGGTACTACGTATTTCCGACTTTTCGCCCCGGCGGTGGCGTCAGTATTTACCCCATGGCCAATAAAAACTGTACAATTCGGGTCGCCCAACTAGTATTCGGAGACGGGCTCCCGGTAACCTTCGCCTATGGCGGAACCGACCCGGAAAACGTAGTCCGTGAATCTACTGACCTAATGATCTCCTTTCCGTTTGGAATCTTATATTTTCCGACCGGGTGGAGAGTGGGCGAGTACGACGCAGACGCCGAGCAATACTTTGTCACAGCAGGTGAGATTGATTCGAACGGAACTAGTATTAACTCGTGGTTCCAGATTCGGAAGGAGTCGGAGGCTCGTAGGTACAGGTTTTTTTCCTGCCCCAAGGTTTGCGAATCATGCGCGAAGATATGCACCAAAGTTGGGATCTACGTGGACGACGACGGAGTCAGGCACTTTGCTCTGGATGGAAGTTTCCCTTCCAGTACTTTCacgtttaggaagttcgaagAATCAACGAACAGTAATGttttggaagcttga
- the LOC142523292 gene encoding uncharacterized protein LOC142523292, producing MIIVVTDNSLRLKSHLAAHCRLSVYEIVSMSTSGTKTDGNDVQLNSNATPIELLNEQSIDDQTKLGHNDDCNVNVNQDAATNAAHYRPISQKGTAGGDFRKPRASYASLFKNNRMAKVNYKLDFMETGDGEKIYTSKHMIVDGLYSPFLAKKLKREY from the exons ATGATTATAGTAGTTACAGACAACTCTTTGCGATTGAAATCGCATCTTGCCGCTCACTGCCGCCTAagtgtttatgaaattgtctcTATGAGTACTTCGGGCACTAAGACTGATGGTAATGATGTGCAGCTGAACAGTAATGCTACGCCTATTGAGTTGCTTAATGAGCAAAGTATTGATGATCAGACCAAGCTTGGGCATAATGATGATTGCAATGTCAATGTGAATCAAGACGCAGCCACTAATGCAGCTCACTATCGGCCCATCTCGCAGAAGGGCACTGCTGGTGGTGATTTCAGAAAACCCCGAGCATCTTATGCCAGTTTATTCAAGAATAACAGGATGGCTAAGGTTAATTATAAGCTGGACTTCATGGAAACAG GAGATGGGGAAAAGATATACACTTCCAAACACATGATAGTGGATGGATTGTATTCACCTTTCCTAGCGAAAAAGCTAAAGAGAGAGTATTGA
- the LOC142522004 gene encoding uncharacterized protein LOC142522004 — protein sequence MRKKVDCQSKIMKTKDFVDCVSSLDLVDLQSTGCFFTWLSHSVCSKLDRVLVNQAWLSSNFDGLSDFLAPGCTSDHALAIISVLEQKKQSPKPFKFFNMWTLCDDFHILISSKWNFCGHGTTQYMLKQKFAALKKPLQNLNRYNFSNISARATAMKTKLENLQLNLLKDGVMAADYVEIKRRTEKMLEAERMFISQKAKINYLKQGDRCTKFFHDLIKRNNKRNAILTVTREDGSICSDTEGVAKCFVEHYKGLLGTNMDRDILDDGMFEEGQLTVCLGDLVDGAQAAFIQGRSIVDNIHLAQELMRKYARKRGSPRCILKIDLEKAYDTVDWGFLHDVLLSLKFPCRFVDWIMECFTTTSYSIVINGHFQGRRGLRQGDPLSPLLFTLCIEVLSRMLKRMSRSTSFTFHTKCDNLRLTHLAYADDLLLFSYGDRHSVSMIMQCLHQFGNMAGLRMNSLKSNIFMASIDEYNKQDILNITGFSIGTLPFRYLGIPIAAKRLCAADYTDLIDNITRKVNSWPRNSLSYAWKIELIRSVNEGIECFWLSILPIRSCVINSIHSICRKFVWPTKHPPIAWSMLCKPLKDGGLGLKDLKAWNRALIAKTLWNIHSEKQSLWIRWVNHVYSCFGGVWNWSSKHDDSPLIKNILSIRNDIVRIEGGKDAAIARLRSWFGQSGGLPRAYHYFVRSKGVWPWKPLLAKSCILPKHRFVLWLVAHSKLMTRDRMGFLPDRSCVLCKDDLETVHYLFFSCKISKIIWNNVRNWLDMRKNMATPNSILTAFRNNYKGTSTLAKMRITALSATVYQVWNLRNKVIFDNETPNVDVIFMKIKIHTYHCVPQATNVLM from the exons atgaGAAAAAAGGTGGACTGCCAGTCaaaaattatgaaaacaaaAGATTTTGTGGATTGTGTATCATCTTTGGATTTGGTTGATCTTCAGTCTACAGGTTGCTTCTTCACTTGGTTAAGCCACTCTGTCTGTAGTAAGCTGGATCGTGTGTTAGTGAATCAAGCTTGGCTCTCTTCAAATTTTGATGGGTTATCAGATTTTCTAGCTCCGGGTTGTACATCAGATCATGCTCTTGCTATCATTTCGGTACTAGAACAAAAGAAACAAAGTCCTAAGCCATTCAAGTTCTTCAACATGTGGACACTTTGTGATGATTTCCACATCCTGATCTCATCTAAATGGAATTTTTGTGGGCATGGTACAACTCAATACATGCTAAAACAGAAATTTGCTGCACTAAAGAAGCCTCTTCAGAACCTTAACAGATACAATTTCAGCAACATCTCGGCACGTGCTACTGCTATGAAAACTAAGCTGGAAAATTTGCAATTGAATTTATTGAAAGATGGGGTCATGGCAGCTGATTATGTTGAAATAAAAAGACGCACTGAGAAGATGTTAGAGGCTGAAAGAATGTTCATATCTCAAAAAGCGAAAATCAATTACTTGAAACAGGGGGATCGCTGCACTAAATTTTTCCATGATTTGATAAAAAGAAACAACAAAAGGAATGCAATCTTGACAGTTACAAGAGAAGATGGCAGCATATGCTCTGACACGGAAGGGGTAGCCAAATGTTTTGTGGAACATTACAAGGGTTTGTTGGGAACCAATATGGACAGAGACATTCTCGATGATGGCATGTTCGAAGAGGGACA GTTGACTGTTTGTTTGGGTGATCTTGTAGATGGGGCACAAGCTGCGTTCATCCAGGGGCGATCTATTGTTGATAATATCCATCTAGCCCAAGAGTTGATGCGCAAATACGCACGCAAGCGTGGATCTCCGAGGTGTATTCTCAAGATTGACTTGGAAAAGGCTTATGACACAGTTGACTGGGGTTTCCTACACGATGTTTTGTTATCTTTGAAGTTCCCTTGCAGATTTGTTGATTGGATTATGGAATGCTTCACAACGACGTCGTATTCTATTGTGATTAATGGGCACTTCCAAGGTAGGCGTGGACTTCGACAAGGTGACCCATTATCTCCTCTTCTGTTTACTTTATGTATTGAAGTTCTGTCTAGAATGCTGAAACGAATGTCTCGGTCCACAAGCTTCACCTTTCATACAAAATGTGACAACCTAAGATTAACTCATTTAGCATATGCTGATGATTTGCTTTTATTCTCGTATGGGGATAGACATAGTGTATCGATGATTATGCAATGCCTACATCAGTTTGGTAACATGGCTGGTCTTCGCATGAATTCCTTGAAATCTAACATCTTTATGGCTAGCATTGATGAGTATAACAAGCAAGATATCTTGAACATCACGGGCTTCTCGATTGGGACACTACCTTTCCGATATCTTGGGATACCAATTGCGGCGAAGAGATTATGTGCAGCAGACTATACTGATCTTATTGACAACATAACTAGGAAGGTGAATTCATGGCCAAGAAACTCATTATCTTATGCATGGAAAATTGAGTTGATCAGATCGGTTAATGAAGGTATTGAATGCTTTTGGCTGTCCATTTTACCTATCCGAAGTTGTGTGATAAATTCTATACACTCTATTTGTCGCAAATTTGTTTGGCCCACAAAACATCCGCCCATTGCATGGTCTATGTTATGTAAGCCACTCAAGGATGGGGGATTGGGTTTGAAAGATTTGAAGGCTTGGAATCGTGCATTGATTGCTAAAACATTGTGGAACATCCATTCGGAGAAGCAGAGTTTGTGGATTAGATGGGTTAATCATGTTTACAGTTGTTTCGGTGGTGTGTGGAATTGGAGTTCGAAGCATGATGACTCACCATTAATCAAGAACATTTTGAGCATTAGAAATGACATCGTTAGAATTGAGGGTGGCAAAGATGCTGCCATTGCTCGACTTCGAAGTTGGTTTGGTCAAAGTGGGGGCCTCCCAAGAGCATATCACTACTTTGTGCGCTCAAAAGGTGTATGGCCGTGGAAACCACTGTTGGCTAAGAGTTGCATCCTACCGAAACATCGATTTGTTCTTTGGTTGGTTGCCCACTCGAAGCTTATGACACGGGATAGAATGGGCTTTCTTCCAGATCGTAGCTGTGTTCTTTGCAAGGATGATCTTGAAACGGTACATTACTTATTCTTCTCTTGCAAAATTTCGAAGATTATTTGGAATAATGTGCGCAATTGGCTTGACATGAGGAAGAATATGGCAACTCCGAATTCAATACTTACAGCCTTCCGAAACAACTACAAAGGGACATCCACTTTAGCGAAGATGAGAATCACAGCACTATCTGCAACAGTTTACCAGGTTTGGAATCTTCGGAACAAGGTAATTTTCGACAATGAGACGCCTAATGTTGAtgtcattttcatgaagattaAGATTCATACATACCATTGTGTTCCACAAGCGACAAATGTGTTGATGTAG